The following coding sequences lie in one Saccharopolyspora hordei genomic window:
- a CDS encoding lipid-transfer protein yields the protein MNGFSGSAAIVGIGATEFSKDSGRSELQLAAESVRAALADAGLEPSDVDGLVTFTMDTNTEVAVARELGIPELSFFSRIHYGGGAACATVQQAAMAVATGMAEVVVCYRAFNERSGNRFGRVQTALTGAPTSTGLDNSWSYPMGVATPGAQVAMFARRYMHAYGATSEDFGRVAVADRKHAAANPNAWFYQRPITLADHQASRWITEPLRLLDCCQESDGGVAVVVTSAERARDLPHPPAVVAAAAQGSGPDQFTMTSYYRDDLTSLPELGVVARQLWQQSGIGPQDVQVGILYDHFTPFVLVQLEEMGFCGRGEAKDFIADGAIELGGRLPLNTHGGQLGEAYIHGMNGIAEAVRQVRGTAVNQVADVDHVLVTAGTGVPTSGLVLSAA from the coding sequence ATGAACGGGTTCTCCGGGAGCGCGGCGATCGTGGGCATCGGGGCCACGGAGTTCTCCAAGGACTCCGGGCGCAGCGAGCTCCAGCTGGCCGCCGAGTCGGTGCGCGCCGCGCTCGCTGACGCCGGTCTCGAACCGTCCGATGTGGATGGGCTGGTCACCTTCACCATGGACACCAACACCGAGGTCGCGGTGGCGCGGGAGCTGGGCATCCCGGAGCTCAGCTTCTTCAGCCGCATCCACTACGGGGGCGGGGCGGCGTGCGCGACGGTGCAGCAGGCCGCGATGGCCGTCGCGACCGGCATGGCCGAGGTGGTGGTCTGCTACCGCGCGTTCAACGAGCGCTCCGGGAACCGCTTCGGCCGGGTGCAGACCGCGCTCACCGGTGCACCGACCTCGACGGGGCTGGACAACAGCTGGTCCTACCCGATGGGCGTGGCCACGCCCGGAGCGCAGGTCGCGATGTTCGCCCGGCGCTACATGCACGCCTACGGCGCGACGAGCGAGGACTTCGGCCGGGTCGCGGTGGCCGACCGCAAGCACGCCGCGGCCAACCCGAACGCCTGGTTCTACCAGCGGCCGATCACGCTGGCCGACCACCAGGCGTCGCGCTGGATCACCGAGCCGCTGCGGCTGCTGGACTGTTGCCAGGAGAGCGACGGCGGGGTCGCGGTCGTGGTGACCAGCGCGGAGCGGGCCCGCGACCTGCCGCACCCGCCGGCCGTGGTGGCCGCGGCGGCGCAGGGCAGCGGGCCGGACCAGTTCACCATGACCAGCTACTACCGCGACGACCTGACGTCGCTGCCGGAACTGGGCGTGGTCGCCCGGCAGCTGTGGCAGCAGTCCGGGATCGGGCCGCAGGACGTGCAGGTCGGCATCCTCTACGACCACTTCACCCCGTTCGTCCTGGTGCAGTTGGAGGAGATGGGGTTCTGCGGGCGCGGCGAGGCCAAGGACTTCATCGCCGACGGCGCGATCGAGCTCGGCGGTCGGCTGCCGCTGAACACCCACGGCGGCCAACTGGGCGAGGCCTACATCCACGGCATGAACGGCATCGCGGAAGCGGTCCGCCAGGTCCGGGGCACGGCGGTCAACCAGGTCGCCGACGTCGACCACGTGCTCGTCACCGCAGGCACCGGGGTCCCCACCAGCGGTCTGGTGCTGTCCGCGGCGTGA
- a CDS encoding MaoC family dehydratase: MTLARTRTLDEVAIGDALPEERIEVTPTFVISTAIATRDFQDVHHDRDLAVAKGSKDIFVNILTTTGLVQRYVTDWAGPEALVRGVAIKLGVPCYAHEVLTLHGQVLERDGSVLVVEVLGRNSLGTHVSGTVRVELPEVAG, from the coding sequence ATGACGCTCGCTCGCACGAGGACGCTGGACGAGGTCGCCATCGGTGACGCCCTCCCGGAGGAGCGCATCGAGGTCACCCCGACCTTCGTGATCAGCACCGCCATCGCCACGCGCGACTTCCAGGACGTCCACCACGACCGCGACCTGGCCGTGGCCAAGGGGTCGAAGGACATCTTCGTCAACATCCTCACCACCACCGGCCTGGTGCAGCGCTACGTGACCGACTGGGCGGGCCCGGAGGCGCTGGTGCGCGGCGTGGCGATCAAGCTCGGCGTGCCTTGCTACGCCCACGAGGTGCTGACCCTGCACGGCCAGGTGCTGGAGCGCGACGGCTCGGTGCTGGTCGTGGAGGTGCTGGGACGCAACAGCCTGGGCACGCACGTCAGCGGCACGGTCCGGGTCGAACTGCCGGAGGTGGCGGGATGA
- a CDS encoding bifunctional MaoC family dehydratase N-terminal/OB-fold nucleic acid binding domain-containing protein, translating to MTSSITEAAHRIQERGPSAPRAARDPVNLPMINNWVEALGDRNPVYTSESAAAESVHGGLVAPPAMVQVWTMGGLDPQRDPDDPLHAMMAELDEAGYTSVVATNCEQTYHRYLRHGEHLTVTTRLDSVVGPKTTSLGEGWFVTTRNTWFVGDEPVAEMLFRVLKFRPAEQQPERSEPRAVGSAVLRPAIGPDTAYFWEGTAAGELRIQRCGQCGLLRHPPGPMCPECGATKRTHLVSEGRGEVYSYVVHHHPPVPGKELPLVVALVELDEGVRVLGELHGVAPEEVEIGQRVEADFVRVDDDLTLPVWRPAGEEP from the coding sequence ATGACCAGCTCGATCACCGAAGCGGCCCACCGGATCCAGGAGCGGGGGCCCAGCGCGCCCCGTGCCGCGCGCGACCCGGTCAACCTGCCGATGATCAACAACTGGGTGGAGGCCCTCGGCGACCGCAACCCGGTCTACACCTCCGAGTCCGCCGCGGCCGAGTCCGTCCACGGTGGACTCGTGGCCCCGCCGGCGATGGTGCAGGTGTGGACGATGGGCGGTCTGGACCCGCAGCGCGACCCGGACGACCCGCTGCACGCGATGATGGCCGAGCTCGACGAGGCCGGGTACACCTCCGTGGTGGCGACCAACTGCGAGCAGACCTACCACCGGTACCTGCGCCACGGCGAGCACCTCACCGTGACGACCCGGCTGGACAGCGTGGTGGGGCCGAAGACCACCTCGCTCGGCGAGGGCTGGTTCGTCACCACCCGCAACACCTGGTTCGTCGGGGACGAGCCGGTGGCCGAGATGCTGTTCCGGGTGCTGAAGTTCCGCCCTGCGGAGCAGCAGCCGGAGAGGAGCGAGCCCAGGGCGGTGGGGAGCGCGGTGCTCCGGCCCGCCATCGGCCCGGACACGGCCTACTTCTGGGAAGGCACGGCGGCCGGTGAGCTGCGCATCCAGCGCTGCGGCCAGTGCGGGCTGCTGCGCCACCCGCCCGGGCCGATGTGCCCGGAGTGCGGCGCCACCAAGCGCACCCACCTCGTCTCCGAGGGCCGCGGCGAGGTCTACAGCTACGTCGTGCACCACCACCCGCCCGTGCCGGGCAAGGAACTGCCGCTGGTGGTCGCCCTGGTCGAGCTCGACGAGGGAGTGCGCGTGCTGGGCGAACTGCACGGCGTCGCACCGGAGGAGGTCGAGATCGGCCAGCGGGTCGAGGCCGACTTCGTGCGCGTCGACGACGACCTGACACTGCCCGTCTGGCGGCCCGCCGGGGAGGAGCCATGA